A genome region from Fervidobacterium changbaicum includes the following:
- the pdo gene encoding protein disulfide oxidoreductase, giving the protein MGLLQEKDRKYLQDLFAKELKNGVKLIFFHGEDCEYCDLESQLLDEVKELSDKITVEKYHKDSEKAKEYNVEFVPALIVTLEDGKDRGVRFYGIPSGHEFGTLIQIMTTFGNNATPQLSPSTVETLKNLDKPVKISVFVTPTCPYCPRAALTAFNMALASDMVTAEVIEANEFFDLSEQFGVSSVPHIAINRNPDKFFIGAYPEPQFLQQVLDLAE; this is encoded by the coding sequence ATGGGATTATTACAAGAAAAAGACAGAAAGTATTTACAGGACCTATTTGCTAAGGAACTCAAGAATGGTGTTAAGCTGATTTTCTTCCATGGAGAAGACTGCGAGTACTGCGACTTGGAAAGTCAACTGTTGGACGAAGTAAAAGAACTTTCAGATAAGATAACGGTAGAAAAATACCACAAAGATAGTGAGAAAGCAAAGGAATACAACGTTGAATTTGTTCCAGCACTTATTGTGACACTTGAAGATGGCAAAGATAGAGGCGTTAGATTCTACGGTATACCGTCAGGACATGAGTTTGGAACGCTTATTCAAATCATGACGACTTTTGGAAACAATGCAACGCCACAGCTCTCACCATCGACAGTCGAAACACTTAAGAATCTTGATAAGCCAGTGAAGATAAGTGTTTTTGTAACGCCAACGTGTCCATACTGTCCAAGGGCTGCACTTACAGCATTTAACATGGCTCTTGCAAGTGATATGGTAACGGCAGAAGTTATAGAAGCCAACGAATTCTTTGACCTGAGTGAGCAGTTTGGAGTTTCGTCAGTACCGCATATAGCGATCAACAGAAATCCAGACAAGTTCTTTATAGGTGCATATCCGGAACCGCAGTTCTTACAGCAAGTTCTTGACCTTGCAGAGTAA
- a CDS encoding alpha/beta hydrolase, whose translation MEFVNCRTVRKSLPIFLHGGETGVLLVHGFTGSPHDFEYMAGEINKAGFTVSVPRLPGHGTCGEDFLTTTRHDWLRRAYDAYYDLQGLCKGVYIVGLSMGGVIALIMAANLKPKKLVTLAAATHVFDNRIALTPLLALFKKKMIRQNDERYDDPELQYLKNEYWSYNWPKQAAELYRLMKEARKKVSEITSDTLVVAARNDNTVPLSAAEFIYKNIRSEKRKLLIFEKSGHVLSNDVEKEEVTKAVIEWLKG comes from the coding sequence ATGGAATTCGTTAACTGTCGTACAGTAAGAAAATCCTTGCCCATATTTCTTCATGGAGGGGAAACAGGAGTTCTATTGGTCCACGGTTTCACCGGCTCGCCTCATGATTTCGAGTATATGGCGGGCGAAATAAATAAAGCCGGTTTCACCGTCTCTGTTCCAAGATTGCCAGGACATGGAACTTGTGGAGAAGACTTCCTAACAACAACGCGGCATGACTGGCTTAGAAGAGCTTACGATGCTTACTACGACCTTCAAGGTCTGTGCAAAGGAGTCTATATAGTGGGTCTATCGATGGGTGGAGTTATCGCACTCATCATGGCAGCCAACCTGAAACCTAAAAAACTGGTGACTCTTGCAGCAGCAACACACGTATTTGATAACAGAATCGCTTTGACACCGCTATTAGCTCTCTTTAAGAAAAAAATGATTAGGCAGAATGACGAACGTTATGATGATCCGGAGTTGCAGTATTTGAAAAACGAGTATTGGTCGTATAACTGGCCTAAGCAGGCTGCTGAGCTGTACAGACTTATGAAAGAAGCAAGAAAGAAAGTTTCAGAGATTACAAGTGATACTCTTGTTGTAGCTGCAAGGAACGATAACACGGTTCCTTTGTCAGCAGCTGAGTTTATATACAAGAACATCAGGTCTGAAAAAAGGAAATTGCTCATTTTTGAAAAATCTGGTCATGTTCTTAGCAATGATGTAGAAAAGGAAGAAGTTACCAAAGCTGTTATTGAGTGGTTGAAAGGATAG
- a CDS encoding metal ABC transporter permease, translated as MAFITDLLNYEFLRDALIANVLIAFVTGMVSPVIVYKRLEFIGDGLAHAIFAGVAFAVIFNFNILLGSVLATLLFAYLVYVLSNDTQIAESTAIGMLLPVFMSLGVILFSKSERYTTDVTSYLFGNILLISKHDIYFIAAVLVFSILILLWKHYEISYWLADETMAKFYGIKTNIVRFIVLVLVSTVVVAALKLAGVIVMGAFLVLPGAFSKNYAKSLTSAILRSVVFNFMLSLLGFVTAYYFDLPPGPTIVLFLFTAFLISTLFVKSKNGQ; from the coding sequence ATGGCTTTTATAACTGATTTGCTTAATTACGAATTTCTAAGAGATGCCTTGATTGCAAATGTGCTGATTGCGTTTGTGACAGGTATGGTTTCTCCTGTTATAGTGTACAAAAGGTTAGAATTTATAGGTGACGGTCTGGCGCATGCGATTTTTGCTGGTGTAGCATTTGCTGTCATATTCAATTTCAACATATTACTCGGTTCCGTTCTTGCGACTCTGCTCTTCGCATACCTTGTATATGTTTTGAGCAACGATACACAAATTGCGGAAAGCACCGCAATTGGAATGCTACTACCGGTCTTTATGTCTTTAGGTGTAATATTATTCTCAAAGTCTGAGCGCTACACAACTGATGTGACGTCTTATCTTTTTGGGAATATCTTGCTTATTTCAAAACATGATATCTACTTCATCGCTGCGGTGCTTGTGTTTTCCATTCTGATTTTACTGTGGAAACACTATGAGATTTCTTACTGGCTTGCCGATGAGACAATGGCTAAATTCTACGGAATAAAAACCAATATTGTAAGATTCATTGTACTTGTCCTTGTCTCAACTGTTGTGGTTGCAGCTCTAAAGCTTGCTGGTGTAATTGTCATGGGAGCTTTCTTAGTGCTTCCAGGTGCGTTTTCTAAGAACTATGCTAAGTCACTGACTTCTGCAATACTTCGGTCAGTAGTATTCAACTTTATGCTCTCCTTATTGGGGTTTGTAACCGCTTACTACTTTGATTTGCCACCTGGTCCGACGATAGTGTTATTCTTGTTTACGGCGTTTTTGATTTCAACACTTTTTGTAAAATCTAAGAACGGGCAATGA
- a CDS encoding metal ABC transporter ATP-binding protein — protein MVNSIAERNLESVITVRNLSVRYGQIEVLRNVSFKVFKKDFVGIIGPNGAGKSTLIKALLGMIPYEGEIVLNGKVGYVPQLSSFNREFPISVYDFVRVSIRKEKNWRKLVDEALTKVGLEGFGERLVGTLSGGQYQRVSLARAIVSKPDIVILDEPESGVDEMGKARFYDLLYEMNEKWGITILMVSHDIGMVFEKCKTVMCLNKTLHCHGPTREIRPEDVKKLFGEFDIWIRAHSHYEIEHTHENSNSHKTPD, from the coding sequence ATGGTAAATAGTATAGCTGAACGAAACCTTGAATCGGTGATTACTGTAAGGAACCTTTCCGTTAGGTACGGGCAAATTGAGGTCTTAAGGAACGTGAGTTTCAAAGTATTTAAGAAAGATTTTGTTGGAATAATTGGTCCCAACGGTGCCGGAAAGTCTACTTTGATAAAGGCACTCTTGGGAATGATACCCTACGAAGGCGAGATTGTATTAAATGGAAAGGTTGGCTACGTACCTCAACTTTCGTCATTCAACAGAGAGTTTCCCATCAGTGTATACGATTTCGTTAGAGTTTCCATTAGAAAAGAAAAGAACTGGAGAAAGTTGGTCGATGAAGCACTGACTAAAGTTGGTTTGGAGGGCTTTGGAGAAAGACTCGTTGGTACACTCTCCGGGGGTCAGTATCAAAGGGTATCTTTGGCAAGGGCGATTGTGTCAAAACCAGATATCGTTATACTCGATGAACCTGAGTCAGGTGTAGACGAAATGGGGAAGGCCCGATTTTACGATTTACTCTACGAAATGAACGAAAAATGGGGAATTACAATACTGATGGTGAGTCATGACATAGGTATGGTTTTCGAAAAGTGCAAAACGGTCATGTGCCTCAACAAAACTTTACATTGTCATGGACCAACACGAGAAATCAGACCAGAGGATGTTAAAAAACTCTTTGGCGAGTTCGATATCTGGATACGGGCACACTCGCACTACGAGATAGAGCATACACATGAAAATAGCAATTCTCATAAGACACCTGACTAG
- a CDS encoding metal ABC transporter substrate-binding protein, whose translation MEFSGRLGKFVIAVLLLVFFMQVYAVNIVATINPYYLIVKEIVGDKVDVNLLIKPGSNPHVFNPTVSDVKTLSNADIIVANGLGLDNNYLKNYKNVLFVGEKVPKKYLSKSDEHDEHAENNEITYNPHVWLSIDFLTDYIIPAIRDELVKVDPQNARIYSQNANKIIVSLKEISQKFDKLFADVSKNKQELTVILEHPSYLYFFKKYNVKVLAVEEGHGKEPSAQHIKNIIAQAKKGNLLGIFVGPQFKTESIKVVAKELGRDFKILDPLGYNVKTVTELFENAYKSIREAAYGK comes from the coding sequence ATGGAATTCTCAGGCAGATTGGGAAAATTCGTAATAGCGGTTTTATTACTGGTCTTTTTCATGCAGGTCTATGCGGTAAATATCGTTGCAACAATCAATCCATACTATCTTATTGTAAAAGAAATTGTTGGTGACAAGGTGGATGTTAACTTGCTTATAAAACCAGGAAGTAATCCACACGTCTTTAATCCAACGGTTAGCGATGTTAAGACTCTATCAAATGCTGACATAATCGTTGCAAACGGTTTAGGACTTGATAATAATTATCTGAAGAATTACAAGAATGTCTTATTTGTCGGTGAAAAGGTACCGAAAAAGTATCTATCCAAAAGCGATGAGCATGATGAACACGCGGAAAACAACGAAATCACGTATAACCCTCACGTATGGCTTTCTATAGACTTTCTCACAGACTACATAATTCCTGCAATAAGGGATGAACTTGTCAAGGTTGATCCACAAAACGCTCGCATCTATTCGCAAAATGCGAATAAAATCATCGTATCACTCAAGGAAATTTCTCAGAAGTTCGACAAACTATTTGCCGATGTATCAAAGAATAAACAGGAGCTCACCGTCATTCTGGAACATCCGTCTTATCTTTATTTCTTCAAAAAGTACAACGTAAAAGTTCTGGCTGTTGAGGAAGGACATGGTAAAGAGCCATCTGCACAGCATATCAAGAATATCATTGCGCAAGCTAAGAAGGGCAACTTATTGGGAATCTTTGTTGGGCCTCAGTTTAAAACGGAATCGATAAAAGTTGTGGCTAAGGAACTGGGAAGGGATTTCAAAATTCTTGATCCACTTGGATACAACGTTAAGACAGTAACAGAGCTTTTTGAAAACGCGTACAAGTCAATACGGGAGGCAGCATATGGTAAATAG
- a CDS encoding IS110 family transposase produces MDNFPVFVGIDVSKDKFNVCAISNPSSIIFESSFDMSKQGFSSFANKLSAFPKQSIIIAMESTGCYHLNLLAFLSSNDFACAVFNPLTVKNFASLRKTKTDKIDARIIATALFYLQHQIPSSAFVNSELRDIVRARENIIHRIAKVKDNIEKLLNVLFPELERVTNIYSDTILNLLSHFPSAKAIQKARNLDVFFSKDRGRSTKLNAQKLKELANNSIAQYWPMKEKILVQNIKELQFLQQQLEEYDKMMKEYCECSAINLDIEILTSIPGIGENSAMHFLAEVGDISRFSTYKKLIAYCGLDPSIAQSGKSKVEGHISKRGNAHLRRILWLMAVSVVIHNEYFRTYYERKRQQGIPYKKAIMSVVHKLLRTLYAMLRKKEKFNIDYAISHSKQKFNFA; encoded by the coding sequence ATGGATAACTTCCCTGTTTTCGTCGGCATCGATGTTTCCAAGGATAAGTTCAACGTCTGCGCTATCTCTAATCCCAGTTCCATCATCTTCGAATCTTCTTTCGATATGTCCAAACAAGGGTTTTCCTCCTTCGCAAACAAACTCTCTGCCTTCCCAAAACAATCCATCATCATCGCTATGGAATCTACTGGCTGTTATCATCTCAACCTTCTGGCTTTCCTTTCTTCCAACGACTTTGCTTGCGCTGTTTTTAATCCTCTAACTGTTAAAAACTTTGCTTCTCTTCGAAAGACCAAAACCGACAAAATCGATGCTCGCATTATCGCTACTGCTTTGTTTTACCTACAACATCAAATTCCTTCTTCTGCTTTTGTCAACTCTGAGCTTCGTGATATTGTCAGAGCACGCGAAAACATTATCCACCGCATCGCAAAAGTTAAAGACAATATCGAAAAACTGCTCAACGTTCTTTTCCCTGAACTCGAAAGAGTTACCAATATCTACAGTGACACTATCCTCAATCTTCTTTCTCATTTCCCTTCTGCCAAGGCTATTCAAAAGGCTCGTAATCTGGATGTGTTCTTTTCCAAAGACCGTGGCAGAAGTACAAAACTTAATGCTCAAAAACTTAAAGAACTCGCTAATAACTCGATTGCTCAATATTGGCCGATGAAAGAAAAGATTCTTGTGCAAAATATCAAAGAACTACAATTTTTACAGCAACAGCTTGAAGAATACGACAAGATGATGAAAGAATATTGCGAATGTAGTGCGATAAACCTTGATATCGAGATACTCACGTCAATACCAGGTATTGGTGAAAACAGCGCGATGCATTTCTTGGCAGAAGTTGGAGATATCTCAAGATTTAGTACATACAAAAAACTCATTGCGTATTGTGGACTCGATCCAAGCATTGCCCAATCAGGCAAAAGCAAAGTAGAAGGACACATATCGAAAAGGGGCAATGCCCACCTAAGACGAATACTATGGCTAATGGCAGTGAGTGTAGTGATTCACAACGAATATTTCCGAACATACTATGAACGAAAAAGGCAGCAAGGTATACCGTACAAAAAAGCGATAATGTCAGTAGTACACAAGTTATTGCGAACGTTGTACGCAATGTTGAGAAAGAAAGAGAAGTTCAATATTGATTATGCTATCTCACACTCAAAACAAAAATTTAATTTTGCATAG
- a CDS encoding Fur family transcriptional regulator — MRMTKNRELVYKEILNSAVPLTAYEVSNRLKEMSLTTIYRALEYLYQNGYLKRFSLDECTYYYSSESHRHFFRCVQCGKLYPIETCFMEEYEKYVSTHFNFKVYEHFVLFTGLCEKCYQDSLIDKTENANA, encoded by the coding sequence ATGAGGATGACAAAGAATAGGGAGCTTGTCTACAAGGAAATACTGAACTCAGCTGTCCCGCTGACCGCGTACGAAGTCAGTAATCGGTTAAAGGAAATGAGTTTAACGACAATTTATCGCGCACTCGAATATCTCTACCAAAACGGTTATTTGAAGCGCTTCTCGTTGGACGAATGTACTTATTATTATTCTTCAGAATCCCACAGGCACTTTTTCCGCTGTGTTCAGTGCGGGAAGCTTTACCCCATTGAGACATGCTTTATGGAAGAATATGAAAAATACGTCTCTACACATTTTAATTTCAAAGTTTATGAACACTTCGTGCTTTTCACAGGACTGTGTGAAAAGTGTTATCAAGATAGCTTAATAGATAAGACAGAAAATGCGAATGCATAA
- the bglX gene encoding beta-glucosidase BglX: MANREEAFNEEELAMAQKVNIEELLKSMTLKEKIGQLTQLAPFFFKDSAKGIVTGPMEALGIKDSDIWNAGSVLGTAGAEETFEIQKLYLERNEKKIPLMFMADIIHGYRTIFPIPLALGCTWDENLVEKVARVSAIEASAGGVHVTFSPMVDLVRDPRWGRVMESTGEDPYLNSVMARAFVRGYQGGDISKEGNIASCVKHFAAYGAVEGGREYNTVDVSERMLREFYLPSYKAAIDEGCKMVMTSFNIVNSIPSSGNKWLLRGILRGEWGFDGVTISDWGAIKELIPHGVAEDEKEAARKAIQAGVDIDMMSGCYAKHLEELVEEGQVDIKLIDEAVYRVLKLKEELGLFENPFKGVDKEKEKRVVLCEEHRRIAREVAAASIVLLKNENVLPFNKDIKKLAIIGPYADEHAILGPWSWQGRWEETVSLKEGIINKIGESKVLVEKGCETEGESDAQYKESLKKALKAASEADAVILALGEHYDMSGEARSRAFITLPGRQEDLAREIIKLGKPTVVILFNGRPLEIRELYKIAPAVLEAWFPGTEGGNAIADVLFADKIPSAKLTMSFPYTVGQIPVYYNHFNTGRPKPSEDSNERFCSHYVDIPNAPLLPFGFGLSYTQFEYSKIELDKNILHANNSIKAAVKVKNVGKYPGDEIVQLYIRDLTASVVRPVKELKGFKKIHLEVGEEKEVVFEINESMLRFYNENMEYVSEKGKFLLMIGSNSRDLQTVEFEYR, translated from the coding sequence ATAGCTAACCGTGAAGAGGCTTTCAATGAGGAGGAGCTTGCAATGGCACAAAAAGTCAACATTGAAGAGCTTTTGAAATCGATGACACTAAAAGAAAAGATAGGGCAGCTAACGCAGTTGGCACCGTTTTTCTTTAAAGACAGTGCAAAAGGAATAGTAACAGGTCCTATGGAAGCTTTGGGTATTAAGGATTCAGATATTTGGAACGCTGGCTCTGTCTTAGGAACGGCTGGTGCAGAAGAAACATTCGAGATACAGAAATTGTACTTGGAGAGGAATGAGAAGAAAATCCCTCTGATGTTCATGGCAGATATAATTCACGGGTACAGAACGATTTTTCCAATTCCTCTTGCTTTGGGATGCACATGGGATGAGAATTTGGTTGAAAAGGTTGCAAGGGTGTCTGCAATTGAGGCCTCTGCTGGTGGTGTTCACGTTACTTTTTCCCCTATGGTCGACCTTGTCAGAGACCCAAGATGGGGACGAGTGATGGAATCGACGGGCGAAGATCCTTACTTGAATAGCGTCATGGCACGTGCTTTTGTAAGGGGTTACCAAGGCGGTGACATTTCAAAAGAGGGAAATATCGCATCGTGTGTAAAACATTTTGCTGCTTATGGTGCAGTAGAAGGTGGAAGGGAATACAATACTGTCGATGTCTCTGAAAGGATGCTCAGAGAATTCTATTTGCCATCGTATAAGGCGGCCATAGATGAAGGCTGTAAAATGGTTATGACTTCATTTAACATCGTCAACAGCATCCCTTCGTCCGGTAACAAGTGGCTCCTCAGAGGAATATTAAGAGGCGAGTGGGGATTCGATGGCGTAACTATATCCGACTGGGGTGCTATAAAGGAATTGATTCCCCATGGTGTTGCGGAAGATGAGAAAGAAGCTGCGAGGAAGGCTATACAAGCTGGTGTTGACATCGACATGATGTCTGGATGCTATGCCAAACACTTGGAGGAACTAGTAGAGGAAGGACAGGTTGACATTAAACTCATCGATGAGGCAGTTTACAGAGTGCTGAAGTTAAAAGAAGAGCTCGGCTTGTTTGAAAATCCATTCAAAGGTGTGGACAAGGAAAAAGAAAAGAGAGTTGTGTTGTGCGAAGAACATAGAAGGATAGCCCGTGAAGTTGCAGCAGCGTCTATTGTTTTGTTAAAAAACGAAAATGTATTGCCATTCAACAAAGACATAAAGAAATTGGCCATAATAGGTCCTTATGCCGATGAGCATGCGATACTCGGTCCTTGGTCTTGGCAAGGAAGATGGGAAGAAACAGTCTCTCTAAAAGAGGGAATAATCAACAAGATAGGTGAAAGTAAAGTGTTAGTCGAAAAGGGTTGTGAGACAGAAGGAGAAAGCGATGCGCAATATAAAGAATCTCTTAAGAAAGCTTTAAAGGCAGCAAGTGAAGCAGACGCAGTGATATTAGCCCTTGGTGAGCACTACGATATGAGTGGAGAAGCAAGGAGCAGAGCGTTTATAACACTGCCGGGTAGACAAGAAGATTTGGCAAGGGAAATCATAAAGCTTGGAAAACCAACGGTTGTTATACTTTTCAATGGAAGACCTTTAGAAATCAGAGAATTATATAAAATTGCACCTGCAGTGCTTGAAGCATGGTTCCCCGGCACTGAGGGTGGTAACGCAATTGCCGATGTTCTTTTCGCTGATAAAATCCCTTCAGCAAAACTGACCATGAGCTTCCCCTATACGGTCGGTCAAATACCTGTGTACTACAATCACTTCAATACAGGTAGACCAAAACCGAGTGAAGATAGTAATGAAAGATTCTGTTCTCATTACGTCGATATTCCAAACGCTCCTTTATTACCCTTCGGTTTTGGACTGAGTTATACGCAATTCGAATATTCCAAAATTGAATTAGATAAAAACATACTACATGCAAATAATTCCATTAAGGCAGCAGTAAAAGTCAAGAATGTTGGAAAGTATCCTGGAGACGAAATTGTCCAATTATATATACGTGACTTAACTGCAAGTGTAGTTAGACCCGTTAAAGAACTGAAAGGGTTCAAGAAAATACATTTAGAGGTCGGAGAAGAAAAAGAAGTTGTTTTTGAAATAAACGAAAGTATGCTCAGATTCTATAATGAAAACATGGAATACGTTTCGGAAAAAGGTAAATTCTTGCTCATGATAGGGTCAAATTCACGTGATTTGCAGACGGTAGAATTCGAGTACAGATAA
- a CDS encoding radical SAM/SPASM domain-containing protein, whose protein sequence is MMHRTRPRPKNIEFEITTACNYRCLHCYCNAGSRSRYELLTEQIKSVIDQLVEADAELLDIVGGEPLVRSDIYEILSYGHEKGLQMMMNTNASLVTKEVAKKLKSVCPDLLIGVSVDGPTPDVHEAVRGKGTFEKTMNGLRNLLDEGFDVTILFVVNALNYKYIDDMLELAASLGTHLYVDRFVPVGRGLLHKGLLTPTSEQIESVARKLEAYEGPVTLFIEENISGGECTAGRTHASILVDGTVVPCGHFRYNPEFYMGNVNEKPFKEIWYSYNPDVLVPEKCTICPLYKTSCNAGCLAYSHLIYKDTDKLVCKTY, encoded by the coding sequence ATGATGCATCGAACCAGACCTCGTCCAAAGAACATTGAATTTGAGATAACTACTGCCTGTAACTACAGATGTCTGCACTGCTATTGTAACGCTGGAAGTAGGTCAAGGTACGAGTTATTAACAGAGCAGATAAAATCAGTCATAGACCAGCTTGTTGAAGCTGACGCTGAGCTGCTTGATATAGTCGGTGGTGAACCGCTTGTGCGCTCAGATATTTATGAAATACTCTCCTACGGTCACGAAAAGGGTCTGCAAATGATGATGAACACGAACGCATCTTTGGTAACGAAAGAAGTTGCGAAAAAACTCAAAAGCGTTTGCCCAGATTTATTAATTGGCGTTTCCGTTGATGGCCCAACTCCAGATGTGCATGAAGCAGTGAGAGGCAAAGGAACGTTTGAAAAAACCATGAATGGCCTAAGAAACCTCCTTGATGAAGGTTTTGATGTTACAATACTTTTCGTCGTAAACGCATTAAATTACAAATATATCGACGATATGTTAGAGCTGGCAGCATCTTTGGGCACGCACTTGTACGTTGATCGCTTTGTACCAGTGGGGAGAGGATTGTTACACAAAGGCCTGCTTACGCCCACAAGTGAGCAGATAGAATCTGTTGCAAGGAAGCTTGAAGCTTACGAAGGACCAGTAACATTATTCATTGAAGAGAATATTTCTGGCGGTGAGTGTACGGCTGGCAGGACCCACGCTTCTATACTGGTTGACGGAACGGTTGTCCCATGTGGGCACTTCAGGTACAATCCTGAATTCTACATGGGAAATGTGAATGAAAAACCATTTAAAGAAATTTGGTATAGCTATAATCCTGACGTTCTTGTTCCAGAAAAATGTACAATCTGTCCGCTATATAAAACAAGTTGTAATGCAGGTTGCCTTGCGTATTCTCATTTGATTTACAAAGACACCGATAAACTCGTTTGTAAAACGTACTAG
- a CDS encoding thiamine pyrophosphate-dependent enzyme, translating into MPLNAIELAKLFHDKNPGMTQGHRMCPGCAAPNVVRFALMTAIAKGYEPVIGLATGCLEVSTTIYPYTSWNIPYIHNAFENVAATISGVETAYRALLKKGELDKDKKYAFFAFGGDGGTYDIGLQSLSGAVERGHKFIYIVYDNEGYMNTGNQRSGATPPGSDTTTAPVGKKLPGKLQLKKNIVEIMAAHENVYVATVSIAEPMDFMKKIEKALEFDGPSFIAAYSPCVRFWRVADDKSVEVSKLAIETLYWPLYEVERGVYRVTKKVTNPKPVAEYIKSQGRFKPLLSRPDAQEIIDELQEYVNTRYERLLALEEVTKDKPVR; encoded by the coding sequence ATGCCACTAAATGCTATAGAACTTGCGAAGTTGTTCCACGACAAGAACCCTGGAATGACTCAGGGACACAGAATGTGTCCGGGTTGTGCTGCACCAAACGTAGTCAGATTCGCACTCATGACAGCAATCGCAAAAGGTTATGAACCCGTTATTGGTCTTGCAACCGGTTGTTTGGAAGTCTCAACGACAATTTATCCTTACACATCTTGGAACATTCCTTACATTCACAACGCATTTGAAAACGTTGCTGCTACGATAAGCGGTGTTGAGACCGCGTACAGGGCTTTGCTAAAAAAAGGAGAACTCGACAAGGATAAGAAATATGCATTCTTCGCCTTTGGTGGTGACGGCGGAACGTACGATATCGGATTGCAGTCACTCTCCGGTGCTGTTGAAAGAGGCCACAAGTTCATATACATTGTTTACGACAACGAGGGATACATGAACACCGGTAACCAAAGGTCTGGTGCAACACCTCCGGGTTCTGATACAACAACGGCTCCCGTTGGGAAGAAGCTCCCTGGAAAGCTACAACTTAAAAAGAACATCGTTGAAATAATGGCAGCTCACGAAAACGTGTACGTTGCGACGGTATCTATTGCAGAGCCCATGGATTTCATGAAGAAAATAGAAAAAGCACTTGAATTCGACGGACCATCGTTCATTGCTGCCTACTCACCATGTGTAAGGTTCTGGCGCGTTGCTGACGACAAGTCAGTCGAAGTAAGTAAACTCGCAATCGAAACACTTTACTGGCCACTTTACGAAGTAGAAAGAGGAGTCTACCGTGTAACAAAGAAGGTAACGAATCCAAAACCAGTGGCCGAATACATCAAATCGCAAGGCAGATTCAAACCATTACTTTCCAGGCCAGATGCTCAAGAAATCATCGACGAACTCCAAGAATACGTTAATACAAGGTACGAAAGGCTACTTGCACTTGAAGAAGTGACTAAAGATAAACCAGTCAGATAG